In Natronococcus occultus SP4, the following proteins share a genomic window:
- a CDS encoding YeaH/YhbH family protein, which yields MGLRDDLERFREVGEQRREDLADFIKYGDLGSGRPDGIQIPVKIVSLPEFEYDQRDQGGVGQGDGDTPDVGQPVGQPQPGDGDGDDGDGDEPGEEGGEHEYYEMDPEEFAQELDEELGLDLEPKGKTVVEEKEGPFTDLTRTGPDSTLDFERMFKEGLKRKLAMDFDEEFLREVCKVEGFGPRDVFEWARGENLPVSMAWIEDAYDEIPADELDTWRSVAELEENVERESVQQKIRREGIKHVPFRREDERYRYPEIIEEKEKNVVVVNIRDVSGSMREKKRELVERTFTPLDWYLTGKYDNAEFVYIAHDAEAWEVDREEFFGIRSGGGTKISSAYELAEQLLEEYPWSDWNRYVFAAGDSENSSNDTEEQVIPLMEKIPANLHAYVETQPSGNAINATHAEELERHFGRDAEDVAVAYVNGADDVTDAIYEILSTEDDTDA from the coding sequence ATGGGACTGAGAGACGATCTCGAACGATTCCGAGAGGTGGGCGAACAGCGCCGCGAGGATCTGGCCGACTTCATCAAGTACGGCGATCTCGGTAGCGGTCGCCCGGACGGGATCCAGATCCCCGTCAAGATCGTCTCGCTGCCGGAGTTCGAGTACGATCAGCGCGACCAGGGCGGCGTCGGCCAGGGCGACGGCGACACGCCCGACGTCGGGCAGCCGGTCGGGCAGCCCCAGCCGGGAGACGGCGACGGTGACGACGGCGACGGCGACGAACCCGGCGAGGAGGGCGGCGAACACGAGTACTACGAGATGGACCCCGAGGAGTTCGCCCAGGAACTCGACGAGGAGCTCGGGCTCGACTTAGAGCCGAAAGGGAAGACGGTCGTCGAGGAGAAGGAGGGTCCCTTCACCGACCTCACCCGCACCGGCCCCGACAGCACGCTCGACTTCGAGCGAATGTTCAAGGAGGGGCTCAAGCGCAAGCTCGCGATGGACTTCGACGAGGAGTTCCTGCGGGAGGTCTGCAAGGTCGAAGGCTTTGGTCCCCGGGACGTCTTCGAGTGGGCCCGCGGCGAGAACCTGCCGGTGTCGATGGCCTGGATCGAAGACGCCTACGACGAGATCCCGGCCGACGAGCTCGACACCTGGCGCTCGGTCGCGGAGCTCGAGGAAAACGTCGAACGCGAGAGCGTCCAGCAGAAGATCCGCCGCGAGGGGATCAAACACGTCCCGTTCCGCCGCGAGGACGAGCGCTACCGCTACCCCGAGATCATCGAGGAGAAGGAGAAAAACGTTGTCGTGGTCAACATCCGGGACGTCTCGGGCTCGATGCGCGAGAAGAAACGCGAGCTCGTCGAGCGGACGTTCACGCCGCTTGACTGGTATCTCACGGGGAAGTACGACAACGCCGAGTTCGTCTACATCGCCCACGACGCCGAGGCCTGGGAGGTCGACCGCGAGGAGTTCTTCGGCATTCGGTCGGGCGGCGGGACGAAGATCTCGAGCGCGTACGAACTCGCCGAACAGTTGCTCGAGGAGTACCCCTGGAGCGACTGGAACCGCTACGTCTTCGCGGCGGGTGACTCGGAGAACTCGAGCAACGACACCGAGGAACAGGTGATCCCGCTGATGGAGAAGATCCCCGCGAACCTGCATGCCTACGTCGAGACCCAGCCCAGCGGGAACGCGATCAATGCCACCCACGCCGAAGAGCTCGAACGGCACTTCGGGCGCGACGCCGAGGACGTCGCGGTGGCGTACGTCAACGGTGCCGACGACGTGACCGACGCGATCTACGAGATCCTCAGCACGGAGGATGATACCGATGCGTAA